The following proteins are co-located in the Microbulbifer sp. VAAF005 genome:
- a CDS encoding DUF1993 domain-containing protein: MSLTDLLLPTYIQMLEALSCWLEKAKTELPEDKSEALLKARLAPDMFPLSSQVRFSCLQAQEAIFRLGRRAIPDFLEELAREGQGAGENPGSISEAQERIRQALIRLRGVSPETLMLRRDELVTIKLPNGMIFDMTDDQYARDWALPQFYFHINTAYAILRNQGVSLGKADYVQHAFAYLRSEMTSDA, translated from the coding sequence GTGAGTCTGACGGATTTATTGTTACCTACGTATATACAAATGTTGGAGGCTCTTTCCTGTTGGCTTGAGAAAGCAAAAACAGAATTGCCAGAAGACAAGTCCGAAGCCCTCCTTAAAGCGAGGCTCGCTCCAGATATGTTTCCCTTATCATCCCAAGTTCGGTTTAGTTGCTTGCAGGCGCAAGAGGCAATATTTCGATTGGGGCGGCGTGCGATTCCAGATTTTCTGGAGGAGTTGGCTCGAGAAGGGCAGGGAGCTGGTGAAAATCCTGGGTCCATTTCCGAAGCTCAAGAGCGAATTCGACAAGCGCTGATACGTTTAAGAGGCGTTAGTCCAGAAACATTGATGTTGAGAAGGGATGAGCTTGTGACAATTAAACTTCCTAATGGGATGATTTTTGATATGACTGATGATCAATATGCCAGGGATTGGGCGTTACCCCAATTTTATTTCCATATTAATACGGCTTATGCAATCTTGAGAAACCAGGGTGTTTCATTGGGAAAAGCTGATTATGTGCAGCATGCTTTTGCTTACCTCAGGTCAGAGATGACTTCAGACGCCTAA
- a CDS encoding gamma-glutamylcyclotransferase, giving the protein MLLVPLANAESIDVAVNGTLMRGFVLEKHMLKNHATFVREAKTAPIYRMWSIGDKYPAMERVLSGGTWIALEIWSIPQANLVNLLEEEAKGLVLGKVALADGTQVLGILGENYIVQNQKDISKWHGWRAYAESLGMSSNETDQ; this is encoded by the coding sequence ATGCTATTGGTGCCACTAGCGAACGCTGAATCTATCGACGTCGCAGTTAATGGCACCCTAATGCGCGGATTCGTCCTTGAAAAACATATGCTGAAAAACCACGCCACTTTTGTGCGTGAGGCTAAAACAGCACCAATCTATCGAATGTGGTCCATTGGAGACAAATACCCTGCAATGGAGAGAGTGCTTAGTGGCGGCACATGGATTGCACTGGAGATCTGGTCAATTCCTCAAGCAAACTTAGTCAACCTATTAGAGGAGGAGGCTAAAGGATTAGTCTTAGGTAAAGTTGCTTTAGCGGATGGAACACAAGTATTAGGGATACTAGGTGAAAACTATATTGTGCAAAACCAGAAAGATATTTCCAAGTGGCATGGCTGGCGAGCCTATGCGGAGAGTTTGGGTATGAGTAGTAATGAAACCGATCAGTAG